The Carassius auratus strain Wakin unplaced genomic scaffold, ASM336829v1 scaf_tig00001591, whole genome shotgun sequence genome includes a window with the following:
- the LOC113069362 gene encoding ribosome production factor 1-like gives MYNTHVKQTEQKQQKMESNEATTSKSFSKKKGKTKKVKRKVKPDEAPVQEMDQAEGEETEMKPVSGACFPPTFSVSEIKNKQRRHSMFLKLKEEKRKQKLELKKKKKKERKVLGDKAPPKEVPKTIENQRIYDETTVNPEDEEVAFDEGTDEFSAYFNRLTNPKVLITTSDRPRGRTVRFCEQLATVIPHAHVYYRRGLALKRVIPQCVSRGFTYLMVINEDRKVPNGLVLCHLPDGPTAHFKVSNVRLRKEMKRRGKDPTEHVPEVILNNFTTRLGHSIGRMFAALFPHDPQFVGRQVATFHNQRDFIFFRFHRYIFKNEKKVGIQELGPRFTLKLRSLQKGTFDSKFGEYEWVHKRHEMDSSRRKFHL, from the exons ATGTATAACACACACGTGAAGCAGACAGAACAGAAGCAACAGAAAATGGAATCTAACGAGGCAACAACTTCAAAAAGTTTTTCTAAGAAAAAGGGGAAAACGAAGAAAGTAAAGCGAAAGGTAAAACCCGACGAAGCTCCGGTGCAAGAGATGGATCAGGCGGAGGGTGaagaaacagaaatgaaaccCGTGTCGGGAGCTTGTTTTCCTCCCACATTCAGCGTGTCTGAGATCAAAAACAAGCAGCGCAGACATTCAATGTTCCTTAAACTCAAGGAGGAGAAAAGAAAG CAAAAGTTggaactgaaaaagaaaaagaagaaagagagaaaagttcTTGGAGATAAG gcTCCACCGAAAGAAGTTCCCAAGACAATAGAAAACCAGAGAATATACGATGAAACTACAGTCAACCCAGAGGATGAGGAG GTGGCTTTCGATGAAGGAACCGACGAGTTCTCTGCTTACTTCAATCGGCTGACGAATCCTAAAGTTCTCATCACCACATCAGACAGACCCAGAGGA AGGACCGTGAGGTTTTGTGAGCAGCTGGCGACTGTGATCCCACACGCTCATGTGTACTACAGAAGAGGTCTGGCTTTGAAGAGAGTCATTCCACAGTGTGTATCTAGAGGTTTCACTTATCTGATGGTGATCAATGAGGACAGAAAAGTGCCAA ATGGTTTGGTTCTCTGTCACCTTCCTGATGGCCCAACTGCACACTTCAAAGTTAGTAATGTTCGCCTTCGCAAGGAAATGAAG AGAAGAGGTAAGGACCCGACGGAACACGTCCCAGAAGTCATCCTTAATAACTTCACTACTAGACTCGGTCACTCCATCGGCCGCATGTTTGCTGCTCTGTTTCCTCATGATCCACAGTTTGTGGGCCGTCAGGTTGCCACATTTCACAATCAGAGAGACttcatttttttcaggtttcacaG GTACATCTTCAAGAATGAGAAGAAAGTGGGCATACAGGAACTAGGACCTCGCTTCACTCTTAAACTTCGCTCTTTACAGAAAGGAACCTTTGACTCAAAGTTTGGGGAATATGAGTGGGTTCACAAG CGTCACGAGATGGACTCCAGCAGAAGAAAATTCCATCTTTAA